One segment of Alistipes finegoldii DSM 17242 DNA contains the following:
- the dinD gene encoding DNA damage-inducible protein D — MKTEEIKELFEQFESIANEYEGIECWSARELCGLLGYSKWEKFYNVIEKARDACVNAGEHVEDHFPRVGKMIELAKGAQREIDDYMLTRYACYLIAQNGDPRKPQIAFAQNYFAVQTRRAELVQQRILDYERVQARAKLAETEKRLSGVLYERGVDSRGFAIIRSKGDRALFHLDTALVKRKLGAPDSRPLADFLPTIGIKAKDFAAEMTSVNAEQKNLHGQMAIEKEHVDNNVAVRNMLLSRGIVPEQLPAGEDVKKVERRLKSEEKTLIKGKKK; from the coding sequence ATGAAAACAGAAGAGATAAAGGAGTTGTTCGAGCAGTTCGAATCTATCGCCAATGAGTATGAGGGGATCGAATGTTGGAGTGCGCGAGAACTTTGCGGGCTTCTCGGCTATTCGAAGTGGGAAAAATTCTACAATGTAATCGAAAAGGCGCGGGATGCGTGTGTAAACGCAGGAGAGCATGTCGAGGATCATTTTCCCCGCGTCGGGAAAATGATCGAACTTGCCAAAGGTGCGCAGCGCGAGATTGATGATTATATGCTGACCCGCTATGCCTGCTACCTGATTGCGCAGAACGGCGATCCCCGCAAGCCGCAGATCGCATTTGCACAAAACTATTTCGCTGTGCAGACCCGTAGAGCGGAGTTGGTGCAGCAGAGAATCCTCGATTACGAACGGGTGCAGGCTCGCGCGAAGCTGGCAGAAACCGAAAAACGACTGTCAGGCGTCCTGTATGAGCGCGGCGTCGATAGCCGGGGTTTTGCGATTATCCGGTCGAAAGGGGATAGGGCTTTGTTCCATCTTGATACAGCATTGGTAAAGCGCAAACTCGGTGCACCCGATTCCCGTCCGCTGGCCGACTTTCTGCCGACGATCGGTATCAAAGCGAAAGATTTTGCCGCCGAAATGACCTCTGTAAATGCCGAGCAGAAGAATTTGCACGGACAGATGGCGATAGAAAAGGAGCATGTCGATAACAACGTCGCCGTCCGCAATATGCTTTTGAGCCGGGGTATCGTCCCCGAACAGCTCCCTGCGGGCGAAGATGTGAAGAAAGTCGAACGACGGCTTAAATCGGAGGAAAAGACGCTAATCAAGGGGAAGAAGAAATGA
- a CDS encoding AAA family ATPase: MKTVIIKEIRLLNFKGLRNLTVEFDPALTEIYGRNGIGKTSIFDGFTWLLFGKNSEDRKQFGIKTYDEAGNIIPKLPHEVSAVLLVDGEVVTLCRRFNEKWTKKRGSAVEEFVGHEEERLYNNVPCSVKEWNEKIAAICPEQVFKFITNPLYFTSQSVDTQRSMLFRMAGGITDEEIAAGNADFAALLASLTGKTMEEYKKEIAAKKRRLKTEIEAIPERIDERRRDVPEAEDWAALEEELRQKQEALAKVEEQINDASKAYAAANEERLATVRKISDLKNERLALELKIKDEVQALYRSDKAKQRAAAEDLERAKRDKAAAERDLANARREVEVCTDRRAELIKQWQSINARKLVFDENEFICPTCKRRFEIEEIESRQQEITENFNRRNAADLEENNRRGKENKLRMEEVNQYISEIEEKIAEQVSIISEIEMSGILTAKLIEPDATPTIAANTEYIALGEQIAELEKEVSQPIAATEDDFLREGRDSLTVGIDALKSRLMKREQIEKNNQRIAELEKSLRMQSEELAQLEGIEFTMAAFSKARTEAIESKINGLFDFVKFRLFETQINGGEVETCEAMVNGVPFSDANTAGQFNAGIDIINAICRFEGISAPIFADGSESVNTLHPTQSQVIRLFVSLDDKLVIKHNGNPAQPKSLFD, from the coding sequence ATGAAAACGGTAATCATTAAAGAAATCAGGCTCCTCAATTTCAAGGGACTGCGTAATCTGACGGTCGAGTTCGACCCCGCGCTCACGGAGATTTACGGGCGCAACGGCATCGGCAAAACTTCGATCTTCGACGGGTTCACATGGCTCCTGTTCGGCAAGAACAGCGAGGACAGAAAACAGTTCGGCATCAAGACCTACGACGAGGCCGGAAACATCATCCCGAAACTCCCGCACGAGGTATCGGCCGTCCTGCTGGTCGATGGCGAGGTCGTAACCCTCTGCCGTCGGTTCAATGAAAAATGGACGAAGAAACGCGGCTCGGCGGTCGAGGAGTTCGTCGGACATGAAGAGGAACGCCTCTACAACAACGTACCCTGCTCGGTCAAGGAGTGGAACGAGAAGATCGCCGCCATCTGTCCCGAACAGGTATTCAAGTTCATCACCAATCCCCTCTACTTCACATCGCAGTCGGTAGATACGCAGCGGTCGATGCTCTTCCGTATGGCCGGAGGTATCACCGACGAGGAGATAGCCGCCGGAAATGCCGATTTTGCGGCCCTCCTTGCCTCGCTCACGGGTAAGACGATGGAGGAATACAAGAAAGAGATCGCCGCGAAAAAACGCCGTCTGAAAACCGAAATCGAGGCCATCCCCGAACGTATCGACGAACGCCGCCGCGATGTGCCGGAGGCGGAGGATTGGGCGGCCCTCGAAGAAGAACTCCGCCAAAAACAAGAGGCACTCGCAAAGGTCGAGGAACAGATTAACGACGCATCGAAAGCCTATGCCGCCGCGAATGAGGAACGGCTTGCAACGGTGCGCAAAATCAGCGACCTGAAAAACGAACGGCTGGCCCTCGAACTCAAAATCAAGGACGAAGTACAGGCCCTCTACCGTTCCGACAAGGCCAAGCAGCGGGCCGCTGCCGAGGATTTGGAGCGGGCGAAGCGCGACAAAGCCGCCGCCGAGCGCGACCTCGCCAATGCCCGCCGAGAGGTAGAGGTATGCACCGATCGCCGCGCCGAGCTTATCAAGCAATGGCAATCAATCAATGCCCGCAAGCTCGTATTCGATGAGAACGAGTTTATTTGCCCGACCTGCAAGCGCCGTTTCGAGATCGAGGAGATCGAGAGCCGCCAGCAGGAGATTACCGAGAACTTCAATCGCCGGAATGCCGCCGACCTCGAAGAGAACAATCGTCGCGGCAAGGAGAACAAACTCCGCATGGAGGAGGTGAATCAATATATCAGCGAAATCGAGGAAAAGATCGCCGAGCAGGTATCTATCATCTCCGAAATCGAAATGAGCGGCATCCTCACGGCAAAACTCATCGAACCCGACGCCACCCCGACCATCGCGGCCAACACCGAGTATATAGCACTCGGAGAACAGATCGCAGAACTCGAAAAGGAAGTTTCGCAGCCCATAGCCGCCACAGAGGATGATTTTTTACGCGAGGGACGCGATTCTCTTACCGTCGGAATCGACGCGCTCAAATCGCGGCTGATGAAGCGCGAACAGATCGAGAAGAATAACCAGCGCATCGCCGAACTCGAAAAGTCTCTCCGGATGCAGTCGGAAGAACTCGCGCAGTTGGAGGGTATCGAGTTCACGATGGCAGCTTTCTCGAAAGCCCGCACGGAGGCCATCGAAAGCAAGATCAACGGGCTGTTCGACTTCGTGAAGTTCCGCCTCTTCGAGACACAGATCAACGGAGGTGAAGTGGAAACGTGCGAAGCAATGGTGAACGGCGTGCCGTTCTCCGATGCCAATACCGCAGGGCAATTCAACGCGGGTATCGACATCATCAACGCGATATGCCGTTTCGAGGGCATTTCCGCCCCGATTTTCGCCGATGGTTCGGAAAGCGTCAATACCCTGCATCCGACACAATCGCAGGTTATCCGCCTGTTCGTATCGCTCGACGACAAGCTCGTCATCAAGCACAACGGAAATCCGGCTCAACCGAAGAGCCTTTTCGACTAA
- a CDS encoding helix-turn-helix domain-containing protein — translation MNDNPNIQESESQCKRILAYLLNGSRITSLEALRLFGCMRLASRISDLRKSHPEIKFKATRVETTTGKRVAQYYIESIQ, via the coding sequence ATGAACGACAACCCTAATATTCAGGAATCCGAAAGCCAATGCAAGCGCATACTCGCCTACTTGCTGAACGGCAGCCGGATCACGAGCCTCGAAGCATTGCGGCTCTTCGGGTGCATGAGGCTCGCATCGCGCATCAGCGACCTGCGGAAAAGCCATCCCGAAATCAAATTCAAAGCGACGAGGGTTGAGACGACGACGGGGAAAAGGGTCGCTCAATATTACATCGAGAGTATTCAGTAA
- the mnmE gene encoding tRNA uridine-5-carboxymethylaminomethyl(34) synthesis GTPase MnmE, whose amino-acid sequence MICDHDTIAAPATAAGGALAVIRVSGGNALTICDRIFRGSAPLADAGGYTVHYGHIMADGRTLDDVLVTVFRAPRSYTGEDAAEISCHGSQYIVTETLRLLTAAGARMAQPGEFTIRAYLAGKLDLSQAEAVADIIASSSRASHALAANQMRGGYSAAFDTLREKLLHLTSLLELELDFSEEEVEFADRTQLRDTMRQIKERIDALRSSFSLGNAIKEGVAVAIVGAPNVGKSTLLNRLLNEERAMVSDIAGTTRDIIEERANIDGIVFRFLDTAGIRSTNDTLEQMGIARTMSSIERAQIIIRLIDASQPAVPVSGGSPSSGQTGRKSAPAVPSADSAADTQSPDFPLRPDQTLLTVYNKIDKTPGLALPEGAVGISARNGDGIDDLRRILRDAVDTEALYHGGTVISNSRHYEALTSASEALSAALDGLRDNLPTDLLSEEIRQVIRHLSGVTGQDIVPEEVLKTIFSKFCIGK is encoded by the coding sequence ATGATCTGCGACCACGATACCATTGCAGCTCCGGCCACCGCCGCAGGAGGGGCGCTCGCCGTCATCCGCGTAAGCGGCGGCAACGCGCTGACGATCTGCGACCGCATTTTCCGGGGAAGCGCGCCGCTGGCCGATGCCGGGGGCTATACGGTTCATTACGGCCATATCATGGCCGACGGGCGAACGCTCGACGACGTGCTGGTCACGGTATTCCGGGCGCCCCGTTCCTATACGGGCGAAGACGCCGCCGAAATCTCGTGCCACGGTTCGCAGTACATCGTCACCGAAACGCTGCGCCTGCTGACCGCCGCCGGCGCACGCATGGCCCAACCGGGCGAATTCACCATCCGGGCCTATCTTGCGGGCAAACTCGACCTCTCGCAGGCCGAAGCCGTGGCCGACATCATCGCCTCGTCCTCGCGGGCGTCGCACGCGCTCGCCGCCAACCAGATGCGCGGGGGTTATTCCGCAGCGTTCGACACCCTGCGCGAAAAACTGCTGCACCTCACCTCGCTGCTGGAACTCGAACTCGACTTCTCGGAAGAGGAGGTCGAATTCGCCGACCGCACCCAGCTGCGTGACACCATGCGGCAGATCAAGGAGCGGATCGACGCCCTGCGTAGCTCGTTTTCGCTCGGCAACGCCATCAAGGAGGGAGTCGCCGTAGCCATCGTCGGAGCGCCAAACGTCGGAAAAAGCACCTTGCTCAACCGCCTGCTCAACGAAGAACGGGCCATGGTCTCGGACATCGCCGGCACGACGCGCGACATCATCGAAGAGCGCGCCAACATCGACGGGATCGTTTTCCGGTTCCTCGACACGGCCGGCATCCGCAGCACGAACGACACCCTCGAACAAATGGGAATCGCCCGCACCATGTCAAGCATCGAACGGGCGCAGATCATCATCCGCCTGATCGACGCATCGCAGCCCGCCGTACCCGTATCCGGCGGAAGCCCTTCATCCGGACAAACGGGCCGGAAATCCGCCCCTGCGGTTCCGAGCGCCGATTCGGCCGCCGACACCCAAAGCCCGGACTTTCCGCTCCGTCCCGACCAAACGCTGCTGACGGTATACAACAAAATCGACAAAACACCCGGTCTCGCACTTCCCGAAGGCGCCGTCGGCATCTCGGCACGCAACGGCGACGGCATCGACGACCTGCGCCGGATCCTGCGCGACGCGGTCGATACGGAAGCGCTCTACCACGGCGGCACGGTCATCTCCAACAGCCGCCATTACGAAGCCCTGACGTCGGCGTCCGAAGCCCTGAGCGCCGCCCTCGACGGTCTGCGCGACAACCTTCCGACCGACCTGCTGAGCGAAGAGATCCGTCAGGTCATCCGCCATCTGAGCGGCGTCACCGGGCAGGACATCGTCCCGGAAGAGGTCCTCAAAACCATATTCTCGAAGTTCTGCATCGGAAAATAG
- a CDS encoding DUF5683 domain-containing protein, whose amino-acid sequence MVRIRFRHLLPILAALTLWLPAQAQLHRGARTIVRGGMLVQRDSLASKTDSLADLSLVRELDSLMTGLFAADSAAVAELRTDDISKADSLYRLKMAGIKIESDTTKHKRGWLMSDSMSLSKVCWISTVLPGYGQIYNKQYWKLPVLYGTLGAGLALYLHENKTYKPLKREYEAYTNKNLSRTPELDALQSRMIRSNTRRQVYLGLTVASYIYFIGDAAVNYSTNEVSDVKKATTLACIFPGAGQIYNKSYWKVPFVVGGFAAMIYCIDWNNRGYQRFKKAYRLLSDYEKNPDAYPDGPTDEFHGRYSADFIRNLRNNYRRNRDLCIIISAGLYVLQIVDAHVDAHLKDYDVSDDLSMNLEPLVDYTYVPSAGGNRAVFGFNLSFKF is encoded by the coding sequence ATGGTAAGAATCCGGTTCAGACACCTGCTGCCGATACTCGCGGCACTCACGTTGTGGCTTCCCGCCCAAGCGCAGCTCCACCGCGGGGCGCGCACCATCGTGCGCGGGGGCATGCTCGTGCAGCGGGATTCGCTCGCCTCGAAAACCGACTCGCTGGCCGACCTCTCGCTGGTCCGCGAACTGGATTCGCTGATGACGGGACTCTTCGCGGCCGACTCGGCCGCCGTCGCGGAGCTGCGCACCGACGACATAAGCAAAGCCGACTCGCTCTACCGGCTCAAAATGGCCGGCATAAAGATCGAATCGGACACCACCAAGCATAAACGCGGCTGGCTGATGAGCGATTCGATGTCGCTCTCGAAAGTGTGCTGGATCTCGACCGTACTGCCCGGTTACGGACAGATTTACAACAAACAATACTGGAAACTGCCCGTTCTCTACGGCACCTTGGGCGCGGGTCTGGCCCTCTATCTCCACGAAAACAAGACCTACAAGCCCCTCAAGCGCGAATACGAAGCCTACACGAACAAAAACCTCTCGCGCACGCCCGAACTGGACGCGCTGCAAAGCAGGATGATCCGCAGCAACACCCGCCGGCAGGTCTATCTGGGCCTTACGGTGGCCTCGTACATCTACTTCATCGGCGACGCCGCCGTGAACTACTCGACCAACGAGGTATCGGACGTCAAGAAAGCCACCACGCTGGCCTGCATCTTCCCCGGCGCGGGACAGATTTACAACAAAAGCTATTGGAAAGTCCCCTTCGTCGTGGGCGGTTTCGCCGCGATGATCTACTGTATCGACTGGAACAACCGCGGCTACCAGCGTTTCAAAAAGGCATACCGGCTGCTGAGCGACTACGAAAAGAATCCGGACGCCTACCCCGACGGCCCGACCGACGAATTCCACGGCCGCTACTCGGCGGACTTCATCCGCAACCTGCGCAACAACTACCGCCGCAACCGCGACCTCTGCATCATCATCTCGGCCGGACTGTACGTCCTTCAGATCGTGGACGCCCATGTGGACGCCCACCTGAAAGACTACGACGTCTCCGACGACCTGTCGATGAATCTCGAACCGCTGGTCGATTATACATACGTTCCCTCCGCCGGCGGCAACCGTGCGGTATTCGGGTTCAACCTGAGTTTCAAATTCTAA
- a CDS encoding lytic transglycosylase domain-containing protein, whose translation MRILLTIVLLMAVAAPASGLDRKPRKKEKKKARTEAVAEPAPAPAPPAAKPAHTERKTEPAAPAPAPLPDNDMTLGLTAAQADSLVAVWRERQCCDSFREFFDNYILVDSTQTGAVPDSVYTRRLRDLASPIQLPYNSIVRGYINRYTDSRYGTISRILGMSQYYFPLIEDELLKEGLPIELRALPIIESALSVTAVSPMGAVGLWQFMPSTGKSYGLEVNSLVDERRDPVRSTQAACRYLKDLYAIYKDWSLAIAAYNCGPGNVNKALARAGEKSRTFWDIYDYLPRETRGYVPAFIGASYAYAYHRQHGIELTEAPIPLATDTVRIDRIMHLQQIASTIDVPIETLRQLNPQYKLDIIPATTKPYTLVLPQRSLTQYVANEPAILAKDSLYLKEYINPANLDKKRQERSGTVYTVKKGDTLGAIARRYRVTTAQLMRWNNIKSAHKLRIGQRLRIEGR comes from the coding sequence ATGAGAATCCTCCTGACCATAGTGCTGCTGATGGCCGTCGCTGCGCCCGCATCGGGCCTCGACCGCAAACCCCGCAAGAAAGAGAAGAAAAAAGCCCGGACCGAAGCCGTCGCCGAACCCGCACCGGCCCCCGCTCCTCCGGCCGCAAAGCCCGCACACACCGAGCGCAAAACCGAACCTGCCGCGCCGGCACCCGCACCGCTCCCGGATAACGACATGACGCTGGGACTGACGGCCGCGCAGGCCGATTCGCTGGTCGCCGTATGGCGCGAAAGGCAGTGCTGCGACTCGTTCAGGGAGTTCTTCGACAACTATATTCTGGTGGACAGCACACAGACCGGCGCTGTTCCCGACTCGGTCTATACCCGGCGTCTGCGCGACCTCGCATCGCCCATCCAGCTCCCCTACAACAGCATCGTCCGGGGCTACATCAACCGTTACACCGACTCCCGCTACGGCACGATCAGCCGGATTCTGGGCATGTCGCAGTACTATTTCCCGCTGATCGAGGACGAGCTGCTCAAAGAGGGGCTTCCCATCGAGCTGCGGGCCCTGCCGATCATCGAATCGGCGCTCTCCGTCACGGCCGTATCGCCCATGGGCGCCGTAGGACTGTGGCAGTTCATGCCCTCGACGGGCAAAAGCTACGGACTTGAGGTCAATTCGCTGGTCGACGAACGCCGCGACCCGGTCCGTTCGACGCAGGCCGCCTGCCGTTACCTCAAAGACCTTTACGCCATCTACAAAGACTGGTCGCTGGCCATCGCCGCCTACAACTGCGGTCCGGGCAACGTCAATAAGGCGCTGGCCCGCGCAGGCGAGAAGAGCCGCACCTTCTGGGACATCTACGACTACCTGCCCCGCGAAACGCGCGGCTACGTCCCCGCCTTCATCGGTGCGTCGTATGCCTACGCCTACCACCGCCAGCACGGCATCGAACTCACCGAAGCCCCGATTCCGCTGGCCACCGACACCGTCCGCATCGACCGGATCATGCACCTCCAGCAGATCGCCTCGACAATCGACGTGCCGATCGAAACCCTGCGCCAGCTCAACCCGCAGTACAAACTCGACATCATCCCGGCCACGACCAAACCCTATACGCTGGTGCTTCCGCAGCGCAGCCTGACGCAGTACGTCGCCAACGAGCCTGCTATTCTGGCCAAAGACTCGCTGTACCTCAAGGAATACATCAACCCGGCGAACCTCGACAAAAAGCGTCAGGAACGTTCCGGAACAGTCTATACCGTCAAGAAGGGCGACACGCTGGGCGCCATCGCCCGCCGCTACCGGGTGACCACGGCGCAGCTCATGCGCTGGAACAACATCAAGAGCGCCCACAAACTCCGCATCGGACAACGGCTCCGCATCGAAGGAAGGTAA
- a CDS encoding recombinase RecT, producing the protein MNLTMNQAIAKQDRPVDLLKATINAPSIQEQFKNALGEHKDTFVASLIDLYTGDKSLQTCKPSAIIIEALRAATLRLPLNKALGFAYIVVYNNSVKVTNEQTGREEWIKVPTPTFIPGYKGYIQLAMRTGQYRTINADVVYEGEVLKVNKLTGEIAFDGEKTSDKIIGYFCYFELLNGFSKTLYVTVEDMAAYAKRYSPSVKKETTVAQLIAKANDGIIGKKVGWEGNFNDMALKTVIRRLLSKYGYLSVEMQNAMAHDVEDEAMSNRNDTLDNAAAQTVDLSATEYEEVDTETGEVKETGSEQAAPAPAPEY; encoded by the coding sequence ATCAACCTTACAATGAATCAAGCAATCGCAAAGCAGGATCGCCCCGTCGATCTGCTCAAAGCAACAATCAATGCTCCGTCAATACAGGAGCAGTTCAAGAACGCCCTCGGCGAGCACAAGGATACGTTCGTCGCATCGCTCATCGACCTCTATACGGGCGACAAATCCTTGCAGACCTGCAAGCCCTCGGCAATCATCATCGAAGCACTCCGCGCGGCAACCCTCCGCCTACCTCTGAACAAGGCCCTCGGTTTCGCCTACATCGTGGTTTACAACAACTCGGTAAAAGTAACCAACGAGCAGACCGGACGCGAGGAATGGATCAAAGTTCCGACGCCGACGTTCATCCCCGGCTACAAGGGCTATATCCAGCTCGCCATGCGAACGGGGCAGTACCGGACGATCAATGCCGATGTAGTCTATGAGGGCGAAGTCCTCAAGGTGAACAAGCTCACGGGAGAGATCGCTTTCGACGGCGAAAAGACCTCCGACAAGATCATCGGCTACTTCTGCTATTTCGAGCTGCTCAACGGCTTTTCCAAGACGCTCTATGTAACCGTCGAGGATATGGCCGCCTACGCCAAGCGGTATTCTCCCTCCGTGAAGAAAGAAACGACCGTCGCGCAGCTCATCGCCAAAGCCAACGACGGCATCATCGGCAAGAAAGTCGGATGGGAGGGCAACTTCAACGACATGGCTCTGAAAACGGTGATTCGCCGCCTGCTGTCGAAATACGGCTATCTCTCCGTCGAGATGCAGAACGCGATGGCTCACGATGTCGAGGATGAGGCCATGTCGAACCGCAACGACACGCTCGATAATGCCGCAGCGCAGACGGTCGATCTCTCGGCAACGGAATACGAGGAGGTCGATACGGAAACGGGGGAAGTCAAGGAAACCGGATCGGAGCAGGCCGCACCCGCTCCTGCACCTGAATACTGA
- a CDS encoding site-specific integrase: protein MAEIKEPIRIRRKKLTNGNVSLYLDIYLNGKREYEFLKLYLIPEKTKADREANRQTLQLANSIKARRIVEVQNGEHGFKSAYASDTLFFDYYRAMCARRLGAESTGNWGNWKSCLKHLQKYEPNERIRFSQITQEWVQGFRDYLEKDACAWSCDERDRIKDHPLSRNSRVSYFNKLRACLNQAYEDRIIPINPMRGVEGFKAEEGTRMYLTIEEVQRLAQTECEYPAIKRAFLFSCLTGLRRSDVIRLTWGDVHQQGEFTRIIFKQKKTSGQEYLDIPPQAAELMGERGKDAEHIFPNIHSPSCTNETIKRWVLRAGIHKDITFHCGRHTFAVMMLDLGTDIYTVSKLLGHRELSTTQIYAKVLDKNKQAAVAKIPDIF, encoded by the coding sequence ATGGCGGAGATCAAAGAACCGATCCGGATCAGGCGCAAGAAGCTGACGAACGGGAACGTCAGCCTCTACCTCGACATCTACCTGAACGGAAAGCGGGAATACGAATTTCTGAAACTGTACCTCATTCCCGAAAAGACAAAAGCCGACAGGGAGGCGAACCGGCAAACCCTCCAACTCGCCAACTCGATCAAGGCACGGCGCATCGTCGAGGTGCAGAACGGCGAGCATGGCTTCAAGTCGGCATACGCCTCCGACACCCTCTTCTTCGACTACTACCGTGCGATGTGCGCCCGGCGGCTCGGAGCGGAGAGTACCGGAAATTGGGGGAATTGGAAATCATGCCTGAAACACCTCCAAAAATACGAGCCGAACGAGCGGATCAGGTTCTCGCAGATCACGCAGGAATGGGTGCAGGGATTTCGGGACTATTTAGAGAAAGATGCGTGCGCGTGGAGCTGCGACGAGCGGGATCGCATCAAGGATCATCCGCTGTCTCGCAATTCACGGGTCAGCTACTTCAATAAACTGCGGGCCTGCCTGAATCAAGCATACGAGGATCGCATCATACCTATCAACCCCATGAGGGGCGTCGAGGGTTTCAAGGCCGAAGAGGGAACACGCATGTACCTGACCATCGAAGAGGTGCAGCGGCTCGCTCAAACAGAATGCGAATATCCGGCCATCAAGCGGGCGTTCCTGTTCTCCTGCCTGACGGGACTGCGCCGCTCCGACGTGATCCGTCTGACATGGGGCGATGTGCATCAGCAGGGAGAGTTCACTCGGATTATCTTCAAACAGAAGAAGACCAGCGGACAGGAATATCTCGACATCCCGCCGCAGGCCGCCGAACTCATGGGCGAGCGCGGCAAGGACGCCGAGCATATCTTCCCCAACATCCACTCTCCGAGTTGCACCAACGAAACGATCAAAAGGTGGGTATTGCGGGCCGGAATCCATAAGGATATAACCTTCCATTGCGGCCGCCACACGTTCGCGGTGATGATGCTCGACCTCGGAACCGATATTTATACGGTCAGCAAGCTACTCGGACATCGGGAGCTATCGACCACGCAGATTTACGCAAAGGTGCTCGACAAGAACAAGCAGGCAGCGGTCGCCAAGATACCCGACATATTCTAA
- a CDS encoding ParB/RepB/Spo0J family partition protein, giving the protein MKQPKGLGRGLDAIFGTDAVDAKLKPMSQMTEIDIAEIIPNPTQPRTQFDEEALDELADSIRQLGIIQPITVKKSGDGKYIIISGERRWRAAQRADLKSLPAYVREVDDENLHAMALVENIQRQDLNAIEIALGMQRLIEECNLTQDALSEKVGKKRSTVSNYMRLLKLPDEVQLALKEGLISMGHAKAIAGAPQELQLRTLKKILKKSLSVRQAEELVRTLTEQPAEAAQNMEDEEYPESYSRLVEQLEKFFSQEISIKRSKNGGGRIVIGFDDDKDIEQFIERFSGRLK; this is encoded by the coding sequence ATGAAACAACCGAAGGGATTAGGGCGCGGACTCGACGCCATATTCGGCACCGACGCCGTAGACGCCAAGCTCAAGCCGATGAGCCAGATGACCGAAATCGACATTGCGGAAATCATTCCCAACCCCACGCAGCCGCGTACGCAATTCGACGAAGAGGCCCTCGACGAGCTGGCCGACTCGATCCGCCAGCTGGGCATCATCCAGCCCATTACGGTCAAGAAATCGGGCGACGGCAAATATATCATCATCAGCGGCGAACGCCGCTGGCGGGCGGCGCAGCGCGCCGACCTGAAGAGCCTTCCGGCCTATGTCCGCGAGGTGGACGACGAAAACCTGCACGCCATGGCCCTCGTGGAGAATATCCAGCGGCAGGACCTCAACGCGATCGAAATCGCGCTGGGCATGCAGCGTCTGATCGAGGAGTGCAACCTCACGCAGGACGCGCTCTCCGAAAAGGTCGGCAAGAAACGTTCGACCGTCTCGAACTACATGCGTCTCTTGAAACTGCCCGACGAGGTGCAGCTGGCCCTCAAGGAGGGGCTGATTTCGATGGGACACGCCAAGGCCATCGCCGGCGCCCCGCAGGAGCTGCAGCTCCGCACGCTGAAGAAGATCCTCAAGAAGAGCCTTTCGGTCCGTCAGGCCGAGGAGCTGGTGCGCACGCTCACCGAGCAGCCCGCCGAAGCGGCACAAAACATGGAGGACGAAGAGTATCCCGAAAGCTATTCGCGGCTGGTGGAACAGCTCGAAAAGTTCTTCTCGCAGGAAATCAGCATCAAACGCTCGAAAAACGGCGGCGGACGGATCGTCATCGGCTTCGACGACGACAAGGACATCGAACAATTCATCGAACGGTTCTCCGGCCGCCTCAAATAA
- a CDS encoding helix-turn-helix domain-containing protein: MGVEERLERIERLLLLGSKEVLNTSEIALLLGISESRVRHLTSAKKIPHYKQGNKIYFRKKEIEAWQLQSRVPTDDEIRSRGTTYAVTHK; encoded by the coding sequence ATGGGAGTAGAGGAAAGATTGGAACGTATCGAGCGGCTTCTACTTCTCGGTTCGAAAGAGGTGCTCAATACCTCGGAGATCGCCCTGTTGCTCGGCATATCCGAAAGCCGCGTGCGGCATTTGACGAGTGCAAAGAAGATTCCGCACTACAAGCAGGGCAACAAAATCTATTTCAGGAAAAAGGAGATCGAAGCATGGCAGCTTCAATCCCGCGTCCCGACCGACGATGAAATCCGCAGCAGGGGCACGACCTACGCCGTAACGCATAAATAG